The following proteins come from a genomic window of Montipora capricornis isolate CH-2021 chromosome 9, ASM3666992v2, whole genome shotgun sequence:
- the LOC138017539 gene encoding uncharacterized protein — MCETLNLTQLVTTPTRVTPQSSSLIDVILATNTSVVKETIVVENHISDHYLTYIVFNLKIPKPPPTHIITRRFRKYDSSKFLQDLERLPWIENSLIGDVSERVDHFNQHFLCLLNKHAPVKKVKIKHRQCPFVDEQLKQHMRERDQLLKIAKETNSPQEWQTYRAKRNEVKLRLREAEREHVQSQLASCQKNSSKWKVIRNCIPRKESTQAVYSRDVKIIADEFNEFFSTVGSRAAEASASLALTYDLSTVTLPMISDQKPESEKFHFQAVSENEIKRIVMSFQSNKAPGYDKVPMAVLKDALPCILPALTDIVNHSLYLRYFPLPGKYQRSYHSQRMATSS; from the coding sequence ATGTGTGAGACCTTGAACCTTACTCAGCTTGTAACTACGCCAACTAGAGTTACGCCTCAATCATCTTCCTTAATTGATGTTATTCTGGCAACAAATACCTCCGTTGTCAAGGAAACCATAGTGGTTGAGAACCACATTAGTGATCACTATCTAACTTACATTGTATTTAATCTTAAAATACCCAAACCACCTCCGACTCATATCATCACTAGGAGATTTCGAAAATATGATTCGAGCAAGTTCTTACAAGACCTAGAACGGCTACCATGGATAGAAAATTCACTGATTGGTGATGTCAGTGAGAGAGTTGACCATTTTAACCAACACTTTCTTTGTTTGCTAAATAAGCACGCTCCAGTTAAGAAGGTTAAAATTAAGCATCGTCAATGCCCTTTTGTGGACGAACAATTGAAACAACACATGAGAGAAAGAGATCAATTATTGAAGATTGCCAAGGAGACAAACTCGCCCCAAGAGTGGCAAACGTACCGTGCAAAGCGTAATGAGGTCAAGCTTCGACTACGTGAGGCCGAGAGAGAGCATGTTCAATCACAACTTGCTTCCTGCCAGAAGAATAGTTCCAAATGGAAGGTCATCAGAAACTGTATCCCTCGAAAGGAGTCAACACAGGCAGTGTACTCGAGAGATGTTAAGATCATTGCTGATGAATTTAATGAATTCTTTTCCACTGTGGGATCTAGAGCGGCTGAAGCATCTGCGTCCCTGGCTTTGACCTATGATCTTTCAACGGTAACTTTGCCTATGATCTCTGATCAAAAGCCTGAATCAgagaaatttcattttcaagcggtatctgaaaatgaaatcaaaaggaTTGTCATGTCCTTTCAATCCAACAAGGCTCCTGGGTACGACAAAGTTCCGATGGCTGTCCTTAAGGACGCTTTACCATGCATCTTACCAGCATTAACTGACATTGTAAATCATTCGTTGTATCTTCGGTATTTCCCGCTTCCTGGAAAATATCAGAGGTCGTACCACTCCCAAAGGATGGCGACCTCGAGTTAG
- the LOC138015965 gene encoding keratin-associated protein 10-6-like, whose product MASLFGNQGFAFLFIVSLPIAVTYSYCDRYSTTCDSDEVCCAHNCVYGSTCLDQFCTYDSDCSTGESCCNSKCVYGSTCLYQFCTDDSDCSSGESCCNSQCRPGFDCSGYSCSFSSDCSIGQSCCNAVCTDTYDCEDPTPVIIGSVLGSLIIFFLVLSLIYCLCRRRRLVGSGRVIEGGRVTTTIATTAPSVVHVPPEGYQQSYPYYPPPQYNQYQNSAAPPYSDRATQGSDLPPPYPTTYGAVQTSPS is encoded by the coding sequence ATGGCTTCATTGTTTGGAAATCAAGGCTTTGCCTTTCTCTTCATTGTTTCTTTGCCTATTGCTGTGACCTACAGTTATTGTGATCGCTACTCGACGACTTGCGACTCGGATGAAGTCTGCTGTGCTCACAATTGTGTTTACGGATCGACGTGTTTAGATCAATTCTGCACTTACGACTCCGATTGTTCTACCGGTGAAAGCTGTTGTAACAGCAAGTGTGTTTACGGATCGACGTGTTTATATCAATTCTGCACAGACGACTCCGATTGTTCTTCCGGTGAAAGCTGTTGTAACAGTCAGTGTCGACCTGGTTTTGACTGTAGTGGGTATTCTTGCAGTTTCAGCTCTGATTGCAGTATTGGCCAGTCTTGTTGCAACGCAGTATGCACAGATACTTATGATTGTGAAGACCCGACTCCTGTTATAATTGGCTCCGTGCTAGGTTCTCTcatcatttttttccttgttctttcgCTTATTTACTGCTTGTGCAGACGACGTCGCCTCGTTGGTTCCGGCCGAGTGATAGAAGGAGGAAGGGTTACCACGACTATTGCAACAACAGCCCCCTCAGTAGTTCATGTGCCGCCAGAGGGTTACCAACAAAGCTACCCATACTACCCCCCTCCACAATATAATCAGTATCAGAACAGTGCTGCACCACCATACAGTGACAGAGCAACGCAAGGAAGTGATCTTCCTCCCCCTTACCCTACCACATATGGTGCAGTACAGACTTCTCCATCCTAA
- the LOC138017541 gene encoding uncharacterized protein, whose translation MEDLYKSIEAKLQLLTFTNGQTSDAVKKENFASVERLKTTLAKKVDEVHDLKVRVQELRFEEGDDGEEILKWSTDLEEKLSVFEKAIDNLGSKIKTFRSAALENEKKREEDEAAVIREKKFQEEMRFEKEKLEQKLKYEAKIEENRKCQIKEQSINAKLPKLQITRFNGTHTDWLRFWNQFKAEIDSADVPQITKFSYLKELLEPRVRTTVDGLPFTIEGYERAKSILNTNYGKVSEIVNAYVNNVMSLPAIHGTNPNKIMEFYQKLSPNLQALETMGKLKEINGYVRMTLDKLEGIKGDLVRTDDNWQEWDFPKLLEALRKWTERNPPKLEDKYQQEKPTLPKPPRSRT comes from the coding sequence ATGGAAGACCTTTACAAATCAATAGAGGCGAAACTACAACTTCTCACCTTTACGAATGGACAGACAAGCGACGCGGTGAAAAAGGAAAACTTCGCATCAGTAGAGAGATTGAAAACAACTCTAGCTAAGAAAGTGGACGAAGTTCATGACCTCAAGGTAAGAGTACAAGAATTGAGGTTCGAAGAGGGGGATGACGGAGAAGAAATCTTAAAATGGAGCACAGACCTTGAAGAAAAATTAAGCGTGTTTGAAAAGGCCATTGACAACCTCGGGTCAAAAATTAAGACGTTCAGGAGCGCGGCGctcgaaaacgaaaagaaaagggAGGAAGATGAAGCAGCTGTAATTagagaaaagaaatttcaagaaGAGATGcgttttgaaaaggaaaaattagagcAGAAACTTAAATACGAGGCGAAAATCGAAGAAAACCGAAAATGCCAGATTAAAGAACAATCAATCAACGCGAAGCTGCccaaattacaaattacaagGTTCAATGGCACGCATACAGATTGGCTGAGGTTTTGGAACCAGTTCAAAGCAGAAATTGACTCGGCTGATGTGCcccaaatcaccaaattttcttatctgaaggagctgctggagCCACGGGTTAGAACAACAGTTGACGGCCTACCCTTTACTATAGAAGGCTACGAGAGGGCGAAAAGCATTTTGAACACTAATTATGGAAAGGTTAGCGAAATAGTTAACGCGTATGTAAACAACGTAATGTCTTTGCCCGCTATCCATGGAACGAACCCCAACAAAATCATGGAATTTTACCAGAAGTTGTCCCCAAATCTTCAAGCATTGGAGACTATGGGTAAATTAAAGGAAATCAATGGTTACGTTCGAATGACGCTCGACAAGTTGGAGGGTATAAAAGGTGACCTGGTGCGCACTGATGACAACTGGCAGGAATGGGATTTTCCGAAACTACTTGAAGCCTTGCGCAAGTGGACAGAAAGAAACCCTCCGAAATTGGAAGATAAATATCAGCAAGAAAAACCCACGCTGCCTAAGCCACCTCGATCAAGGACGTAA